The Eubacteriaceae bacterium Marseille-Q4139 genome has a window encoding:
- a CDS encoding OadG family protein: MWVGQEVTFLDSVSISILGLCVVFAALVALALAIIIISKILGMIIKPEAPKAAVVTPAPDPGIDEESYAVLLAAISEEARLSGEEIRVVSIKEL, from the coding sequence ATGTGGGTTGGTCAGGAAGTGACGTTTTTAGATTCCGTCTCAATTTCTATCCTTGGGCTTTGTGTTGTATTCGCGGCTCTTGTGGCACTGGCGCTGGCGATCATCATCATATCCAAAATCCTTGGAATGATTATTAAGCCGGAGGCTCCGAAGGCGGCTGTCGTGACGCCGGCTCCGGATCCGGGAATTGACGAGGAATCCTATGCAGTGCTTCTCGCGGCGATCAGTGAGGAAGCACGCCTGTCAGGCGAAGAGATTCGAGTGGTAAGCATCAAAGAACTGTAA